The DNA sequence CGGCGGCCAGCGCCTGGCGCAGTTCGTCCAGGCTTTCCACTTCGATTTCCACCGGTTTGCCCGGTGCAATACGGTGCGCGGCTGCCACTGCCTCGGCCACGCCGCCACTGGCTGCAATGTGGTTTTCCTTGATCAGGAAGGCATCGTACAAGCCAATGCGGTGGTTGTCGCAGCCGCCACAGGTCACTGCGTACTTCTGCGCCAGGCGCAGGCCGGGCAAGGTCTTGCGGGTGTCCAGCAGGCGTACCTGGGTGCCTTGCACCAGGTCGGCGAGAAAGCGTGCACGGGTGGCCACACCCGACAGCAACTGCAGGAAGTTCAGCGCACTGCGTTCACCGCTGAGCAGCGAGCGTGCCGGGCCTTCCAGGTGGAACAACGCCTGGTTGGCCGTGGCGCGTTCGCCGTCGGCCACCTGCCAGTGCACCGCCACCCGCGGGTCGAGTTGGCGAAACACCGCATCGACCCAGGCGGTGCCGGCAATCACGCAGTCTTCGCGGGTGATGATGGTCGCCTTGGCCAGGCGCTCGGCCGGGATCAACTGCGCGGTTATATCGCCACTGCCGATGTCCTCCAACAGCGCGCGGCGCACGTTGGCTTCGATTTCAGCGGTCAGATCGGCGAGGCGTAGGTTCGGCATGGTCGGCTCCACAAGCTAGATGCCCGCGATTATAGGGCAGGGGGCCGGTGTGTACAGCCGCCTTGGCAGCGACCTTCGGTCGGGCGCGTTGAGCAACCGGGGCAAATCGGGGTCACTAGCCAGCGAGTGAAACGGCGCTGGCAGCGGTATGGTTTTTTGCCGATAATAGCGACCAGTATTTGGCGTCATAGCTTTGACGATCTTCAGCCCCTTCGGGCGAGACACCCTGCAAGGAGTCCAGGATGCAAAAAGAAGGCAAGGTGGTGCCCTTGGCGGCCGCCATCGACCGAGGGGGGCGTGCGCCCCTGCCTTGCCTTCCGGTATTGCTCCTGCAGGTGCGCGACAAAGCCGCCTTGCAGTTGCGCCAGGGCTTGCAAGGCTTGTTCGACAACGCCGACGACACCCTCTTCGAGATGGCCGACAAGGCATTCGACCGCGGGGACCAGAACCTCTACTTCGAGGCCATGCGCGACCTGCGCCTGAAGCGCAAGAGCATCGAACGGGGCTTTCTCGACACCTTCTACGACGCCTTTTCCCGGATGGGCCAGGTCGACCTGCTGGCCCACCTGGGCGATCCTCGCGACCTGCGCAGCAAGGCCCAGGCTGAGCGGGCCGCCGCGATCGAAGGCATGGTCGCGCGGGTGCTGTCGCGTGACGGCATTGCCCTGCAGCAACTGGGCCTGCGCTTGCAGGCACTGCTCGATCGCCCGCTGCACGAGCAGCACAACCCATTGGGGCCGGCTGCACTGTGTGGCTACTTCCTCGATGCCGGGCGTAACCTGGGGGTTGGCTTGCGGGTAAAGCTGGTGCTGCTGAAACTGTTCGAGCGCTATGTACTGCGCGATGCCGACGTCATCTATGGCGAAGCCAACCAGTTGCTGGCTGCTGCAGGCGTGCTCCCCGAGTTGCCGCCGGCACCGCGCCGGCGTGCCGAAGACCGGCGTATGGGCGCTCGACGTGGCACGGCGAACCTGGCGCAGGAGGTTGGCGCCGACGCGGCAGGGCAGGCCTTCTTTGCCGCGTTGCAGCCCCTGCTGGCGCCGTTGCGCGGGCAGTTTGCGCCGCGTCTGCAAGCGGTAGCCGCTGCCCAGCCGATCAGCACCGCCGACCTGCTGCGGCTGCTGTCCCATTTGCAGCACTACGTGCCCGCTACCCACGAAGACGAGGATTTCGAACTCGGCCAGCAGCTTGAACAGTTGCTCTTGCGGGTCAGCGTGCGCAGCGGCACACGCCGGCGCATCGAAGTGGCCGACGAGGACATGATCAACCTGGTAGGCCTGTTGTTCGGCTACATCCGCAACGACGACAATCTGCCGGCCAGCCTGCGCGCGCTGATCGTGCGCCTGCATATTCCGCTGTTGAAAGTCGCCCTGCTGGACAAGGGTCTGTTAAGCCGGGCCAGCCACCCGGCCAGGCGACTGCTCAACGAGATCGCCGGTGCCGCCATCGGCTGGGAATGTGCCGGCGATGGGCTGCGCGACAGCCTGCATCTGCGCGTGGAGCGGACCATCCAGCGCCTGCTCAACGATTTTGCCGAAAATACCAGCCTGTTCGCTGAACTGCTGGAAGACTTCCTCGCTTTCAACCAGGACGAGCGGCGGCGCAACGAACTGCTCGAACAACGCACCCGCGATGCCGAAGAAGGGCGTGCCCGCGCCCAGCAGGCCAGGCAACAGGTGCAGCATGCGCTGAACCAGCGCCTGCGCGGCCGGGTATGGCCGCAGGTGGTGGTGCAGATGCTGGTGCACTCGTGGAGCCAGGTCATGCTGCTGGCCTGGCTCAAGCAGGGCGAGGCTTCCCAGGCCTGGCGGGATGCAGTGCAGACCATGGACGCGCTGCTGGCCAGCATCACCCCACCGCATGAAACACAAGCCTTGTTGCAGCAGGTGCCTGGCCTGCTCAAGGCACTGCGCGATGGCCTGGCCAGCGTCGCCCTGGACTCGGCCGCGACCCGCGAGTTCTTCCTGCAACTGGAGCAGTTGCACTTGCGCGCCTGCGCCGGCACCGAGCTACAGCCTGGCGCAGAGGGCCAACGCCTGGGCGAGGTGCTGGTGGCCGAGGATATCGTGTTGGCCATTGCCGAAGAGCCCGCCTGCGCGCCGCTGCATGTCGCCCATGGCCAGGCCGCTGCGCTGCGTCAGGTACAGCGCCTGCGTATCGGTACCTGGGTCGAGGTGCTCGACGAGGACGAGCCGCTGCGCTGCAAGCTGGTGGCGCGCATCGACAGTAGCGACAGGCTGGTGTTTGCCAACCGCACCGGCATGAAAGTGCGCGAGTGGAACGGTGCCAGCCTGGCCCGGGCCCTGCACCGCGGCGAGGTGCGGGTGCTGGACGACGGCCTGCTGTTCGAGCGGGCGCTGGACGCGGTGCTCCAGGCGTTGCGACAGTAACCAGGCCTGTAGGCGCAAACATTACAATCATTCACATGCAAACGGCCTTGGCCACAGGGCATACTGATGCCCTGTTCACGGCGCTTTCAGGATCTGCCCCCATGCAATTGGACCGTGCCACTGGCTGGTTCCACGGAATCGGAATCACCCACTGCCCCTCGCCGAACTTCAATGCCCGCCCCCAGGGCGAATCGATTTCCCTGCTGGTGATCCATAACATCAGCCTGCCTCCGGCCTGTTTCGGCACCGGCAAGGTCCAGCAATTCTTCCAGAACCGCCTGGACCCTGACGAGCATCCGTATTTCGCCAGCATCAACCACCTGACCGTGTCGGCGCACCTGTTCGTCGAGCGCGACGGCGCGGTGACCCAGTTCGTGTCATTGCTCGACCGTGCCTGGCATGCCGGTGTGTCATGCTTCGACGGGCGCGAGGGTTGCAACGACTTCTCCATCGGTATCGAGCTGGAAGGCACTGACGAGCTGCCCTATACCGATGCCCAGTACGCAGTGCTGGAGCAACTTACCCGGCATATCCGCAACGCCTGGCCGGCCATCGACCCCAGCCGTATCCAAGGCCACAGCGACATTGCCCCGCAGCGCAAGACCGACCCTGGCCCGGCCTTCGACTGGCCACGCTACCGCAAGGCGCTGCTGCACAACGAGGACAAGGCATGAGTTTTCTGGTGTTGTTGCTGGCGCTGTGGGTCGAGAAGTTCTCGGCGTTGCGCCATCAGGTGCAGCGTGACGGGTTCTTCCTTGGCGAACTGGTGCGCCTGGAGCGCAGCGGCAAGGTGCACCCGTGGTGGACGCTGGCCATTCTGGTGTTGGCTCCGGTCGCGTTGCTGGTGTTGCTGCTGCATGTGCTGGACCCTGTGGCGTATGGCCTGCTGGCCTTGCCGGTGCATCTGCTGGTGCTGATCTACAGCCTGGGCCGCGGCGATGCCAAGGCATCGCTGGGGCCGTTCCGCGACGCCTGGCGCCGGGGCGATGACCAAGCCGCGCTGCACGTGGCAGAACGTGACCTGGGGCTGGCTGCCGACAATCCCCGCAGCTTGCTGGTAAGCGTTCAGGGCAACCTGTTGTGGCAGGTATACCAAGGCTTTTTCGCGGTGATCTTCTGGTACTTCGTGCTCGGCCCGGGCGCCGCGCTGGCCTATCGTCTGCTGGCACTGTGTGGCGAGCACAGCAAGCAGCCAGCGCTCAAGGCCCGTGCCGAGCAGCTACGGCATGTGATGGACTGGTTGCCGGTGCGGGTACTAGCATTGAGCTTTGCCTTGGTGGGCAATTTTGTCGCGGTCACGCGGGTGATGCTGCATGAGTTGCTGAACTGGCATATCAGCGCCGCGCATCTGGTGGCTCGGGTCGGGCGCATTGCCGATGACATTCCAGAGGAAGAAGACGACCAGCGTGGGCTGGGGCGGCTGGACAGCCTGTGGGAATTGCTGCTGCGCTGTGCGGTGCTGTGGTATGCCGGGTTTGCGCTGTGGACGGTGCTGGTCTGACGTAGACGCGTCCCTTTGTAGGAGCGGCCTTGTGTCGCGATGGGCTGCGCAGCAGCCCCGGGGGTTCAGACTCGCCACCTGATGGTCGGGACCGCGTTGCCGCCCTTCGCGACCCAAGGCTGCTCCTGCAAGGGCCGTGAATCCTGGGCCGAGGCGGTTCAGCTGCTACCAGCCAAACACCTCGCAAGCATTGCGGCTGCTGGCTTCGGCCAGCTCCCCGACGTCCACCCCCATCACCTCTGCCAGCACCGTGGCGATCTCCGGCAGGTGCTCCGGGCTGTTCCGTTGCCCCGGGTACATCACCGGTGCCATGTCCGGTGCATCGGTCTCCAGCACCACGCTGTCCAGCGGCAACCGTGCCAGGGTCTTGCGCAGCCGCAGTGCCTGCGGCCAGGTAGCCGCACCGCCCAAGCCAAGCCGGAAGCCCAGCTTGATGTATTCCCGGGCCTCTTCGTAACTGCCGGCAAACGCATGAATCACCCCCGCTCGCAGCGGCTTGTAGCGCTTGAGCGTGGCGATCACCTGGGCGTGGCTGCGGCGCACGTGCAGCAGGGCCGGCAGCTCGAAGTCGCAGGCCATTTGCAGTTGCGCTTCGAACAGGCCCTGCTGGCGCGCCTTGTCCAGGTCTTCGAGGTAATAGTCCAGGCCGAACTCGCCTACCGCACACAGCCGCGGGTGGCCGCGCAGGCGCTCCAGCCACTCGCGCAATTGGCCCAGGTGCTGCGGGCGATGTTGCTCGAGGTAGACCGGGTGCAGGCCGAACGCGGCGAACAGGCGCTGATCGCTGCAGGCCAGGTCCCACACCCGTTGGAAGTTGGCCTGGTGCACCGCCAGCACCACCAGCCGTTCCACCCCGCGCGCCGCCGCGTTGGCCAGCAGGCGCGGGCGGTCGGCGTCGAAGTCGGGGAAGTCCAGGTGGGTGTGGGTGTCGATCAGGCGCATGTTCAGGCCGCTGCGATGCGTTGCTTGAAGGTTCGACCGACGGCGTGCACGCCAGGTTCGTAGCGTTTCTCCTCGATAGCGGCCAACGCCAGTTCCAGGGCGGTGGCGGCAATCAGGCCGTGCTGCTGGGCCATGGCGTTTACCGGCAGCGGCAGGAAGTCGAGCAACTGGTTGTCGCCAAAGGTACCCAGTTGCAGCTGGCGTGAGTCAGCCGGGCGCGCCTGAAGGGCGTCGAACACCCCTTGCAGCAGCACGTACGAGGTGGTCACCAGGGCATCCGGAAGGCCGCCGAGGTCGTCAATCAGCTGTTGCATCAGGCGTTGGCCGCATTCGCGGCTGAAGGCCTCGCCTTGGTAGCGGCGAACTTCGCCGGCATAACCGTGCAGGGCCTCGTCGAAGCCGCCGGCACGCGCCTGGCTGACCGAAAGCTCCGGGCGTGCGCCGATCAGGGCGATGCTGCGCGGGGCCGCGCTGAGCAGGCTGGCGGCCAGTTGGCGGCTGGCATCGCGGTCGTCGCTGATGACCGAACAGAAGTGCGCCGGGTCCAGGCGGCGGTCGATGGCGATCACCGGCAGGCCCTTGTCCTGCAGTTCGCGGTAGCTGTCGTCTTGCGGTGGCAGGCAGCTGGCGACGAACAGCGCATCGCAACGGCGCGCGCGGAACAGCTGCTGCAACTGGCGCTCGCTGTCGGGCTGGTCGTCGCTGCTGGCGATCAGCAACTGGTAGCCACGGGCTCGGGCGCCTTGTTCGAGCTGTTTGGCGATGCGCGCGTAGCTGGGGTTCTCCAGATCGGGGAGAATGAAGCCCAAGGTACGCGTATGCCGGCTGCGCAAGCCAGCAGCCTGCGGGTTGGGGGTGAAGCCATGGGCTTCGACCACCGCACGCACCCGCTCGACGGTGCTGTTGCTGATGCGCTGTTGTTCGGCCTTGCCATTGATGACGTAGCTGGCAGTGGTCACGGACACACCGGCCAGACGGGCGATATCGCTGAGTTTCACCGAATTTTCCTTGTTATTACCGGGGCTGGCTGTGAAGCCTGACCGGGTAGTTTGACCCGGCAGCGGCGCCACGCGCAGACGACCATTGTCGCAATTGTCCGACAGGATGGGGCTTTTTCCCTGGCAGATTATCGAGTAACGTGGCCGCCTGGTCAGATTAAACGTTTCAGCTGCCGATTTTTCTGCCTCGGCTGCCATCGTGCAAGGCTGTCGAACTGGCCGTTCATGTGAATTCCACAACAATACTCCAGTACCCGACCGGGAACTGCAAAAGGAGAAGGTCATGCTCGAGCTCGCCAAGGAGCAGATAGCCATGGGCCAGAAGGCCGCCACCAAGGCCGAGGCCTTGTGCCTGCTGGCCGACCGGTTGGTCGCCGACGGCCTGGTCGCCGAAGGGTACCTGCAAGGGCTGCAGGCCCGCGAGGCGCAGGGCTCCACCTTCCTTGGCCAGGGCATCGCCATTCCCCACGGCACCCCGCAGACGCGCGACCTGGTGTACGCCACCGGCGTGCGCCTGCTGCAGTTTCCCGAGGGTGTGGACTGGGGCGATGGGCAAATGGTCTACCTGGCCATTGGCATCGCCGCCCGTTCCGACGAACACCTGCGCCTGTTGCAGCTGCTGACCCGCGCCCTGGGCGAGACCGACCTGGCCGAAGCGCTGCGTCGCGCCGGCTCCGCCGAGGCGTTGCTGAAACTGTTGCAAGGCGCGCCCCAGGAACTGGCCCTGGATGCGCAACTGGTCGGCCTGAACCTGCCTGCTGAAGACTTCGACGAACTGGCCTGGCGCGGCGCTCGCCTGTTGCAGCGGGCCGAGTGCGTCGACAGCGGGTTCGCTGCCGTGCTGCAGCAGGCCGAACCGTTACCGCTGGGCGAGGGCCTGTGGTGGCTGCACAGCGAACGCCAGGTGCGTCAGCCGGGGCTGGCCTTCATCACCCCGCAACAGCCATTGCGCTATCGCGACCAGCCGCTCAACGGCCTGTTCTGCCTGGCCAGCCTCGGCGCAGCCCACCAGGCCTTGCTCGAACGCCTGTGTGAAGTACTGATCGAAGGGCGCGGGCAGATGCTCTACCAGGCCACCAGCAGCCGCGCAGTCCTGGAAGTGCTGGGCGGAGAGGCGCCGGCGGACTGGCCCAGCGCGCGTATCGTGCTGGCCAACCCGCATGGCTTGCATGCCCGCCCAGCCAAGGTGCTGGCGCAACTGGCCAAAGGTTTCGAGGGGGAAATCCGCGTGCGCCTGGTCGACAGCGCGCAGCCAGCGGTGTCGGTGAAGAGCCTGAGCAAGTTGCTCAGCCTCGGCGCCCGTCGTGGCCAGGCGCTGGAACTGGTGGCTGAACCCACTATTGCCGCCGATGCCTTGCCGGTGCTGTTGGCTGCCATCGAACAAGGTCTGGGCGAGGAGGTGGAACCGTTGCCGCAGGGCAGCGCGGCTGCCGTCAGCACCACCGCCGAAGTGCTGCAGGCACCGCCGGCCGGTAGCCGTGTCCAGGGCGTGGGCGCCGCCCCGGGTATTGCCAGTGGCCCGGCCCACGTGTGTGTCGAGCGCGAGTTCGACTACCCCCTGCGCGGCGAGTCGTACGCCCAGGAGCGGCAGAGGCTGCGTGAAGCCGTGGCGACTGTGAACAGCGAATTGCAAGCCTTGGTCCAGCGCAGTGACAAGGCCATTGGCGAGATCTTCGTGACCCACCAGGAAATGCTCGCCGACCCGGCCCTGAGCGACGATGTCGAGCAGCGCCTGACCCAGGGCGAGAGCGCCGCGGCGGCGTGGATGGCGGTGATCGAGGCGGCGGCACGCCAGCAGGAGTCGCTGCACGATGCCTTGCTCGCCGAGCGTGCCGCTGACCTGCGCGACATCGGTCGCCGGGTGCTGGCGCAACTGTGTGGTGTGCAGGCGCAAGCCGAACCGCAACAACCGTACGTCCTGGTGATGACTGAAGTCGGCCCGTCCGATGTCGCCCGGCTGGACCCGAGCCGTGTTGCCGGTATCGTCACTGCCCAGGGCGGCGCCACCGCCCACAGCGCGATTGTCGCCCGTGCCCTGGGCATCCCGGCGGTGGTCGGCGCCGGCGCCGCGATCCTGCTGCTGGAGGCGGGCACGCCGTTGCTGCTCGATGGCCAGCGCGGCGTGGTCAGCGTGGCGCCACCGGCAGATGAACTGCAACGTGCCCTGGCCGAGCGGGACCTGCGCGAGCAACGCCTGCAGGCGGCCTGGGCCAACCGCTACGAGCCGGCAGTCACCCGCGATGGGCATGCCATCGAGGTGTTCGCCAACATCGGCGAAAGCAGCGGCATCGCCAAGGTGGTGGAGCAGGGCGCCGAAGGCGTGGGCTTGCTGCGCACCGAGCTGATTTTCATGGCCCACCCCCAGGTGCCGGACGTGGCCACCCAGGAGGCGGAATACCGACGCGTGCTCGATGGCCTCGACGGTCGCCCGCTGGTGGTGCGTACCCTCGATGTCGGCGGCGACAAGCCGCTGCCGTACTGGCCGATCGCTGCCGAGGAAAACCCGTTCCTCGGCGTGCGTGGGGTACGCCTGACCTTGCAGCGCCCGCAGGTGATGGAGGACCAGCTGCGCGCCTTGCTGCGGGCCGCCGACCAGCGCCCGCTGCGCATCATGTTCCCGATGGTGGGCCAGGTGCACGAGTGGCGCGAAGCGCGGGCCATGGTCGAGCGCCTGCGGGCGGAAATCCCGGTGGCCGATTTGCAATTGGGCATCATGGTCGAAGTGCCGTCGGCAGCCCTGCTGGCCGCGCAACTGGCGCGCGAAGTCGACTTCTTCAGCATCGGCACCAATGACCTGACCCAGTACACCCTGGCCATCGACCGTGGCCACCCGAGCCTTTCGGCCCAGGCCGATGGCCTGCATCCGGCGGTGCTCAGCCTGATCGACATGACCGTGCGCGCCGCGCATGCCCATGGCAAGTGGGTGGGCGTGTGCGGCGAACTGGCGGCCGACCCGCAGGCGGTGGCGGTGCTGCTCGGCCTGGACGTGGACGAGCTCAGCGTTGCGGCGCGCAGCATTGCCGAAGTCAAGGCCCTGGTCCGCCAGGCCGATCACCAGACGGCCCGCGCCCTGGCGCGCGAGGCCCTGCAACAGGACAGCGCCGCAGCGGTTCGCGCGCTGGTGGAGCGTTACTGAATGGCCAAGATCCTCACCCTCACCCTGAACCCGGCGCTGGATATCACCATCGGCCTGGGGACCCTGCGCCCGGGGCAGGTCAACCGCAGCCAGACGCAGCACAGCCACGCTGCGGGCAAAGGGCTGAACGTTGCCCAGGTACTGGCCGACCTGGGGCACAGTGTCACGGTAGGCGGCTTCCTCGGCCGCGATAACCTGCAGCCGTTCGAAGCGCTGATCCAGTGGCGTGGCTTTGCCGACTGCTTTGTCCGTGTGCCCGGCGAAACCCGCAGCAACATCAAGCTGGTCGAGGCCGATGGCCGTGTCACCGACGTCAACGGCCAGGGCCCGGAGGTCGACGAGGCGGCCCGCAGCGCCTTGTTGCGCCTGCTGGAGCAGGTTGCGCCGGGGCATGACGCGGTGGTGGTGGCGGGCAGCCTGCCACGCGGCATCAGTGCCGAGTGGTTCTGCCAGTTGCTCGAACGATTGAAAGCCCTGGGGCTGAAGGTTGCCCTGGACAGCAGTGGCGAAGCCCTGCGTGCTGGCTTGCAGAGCATTCCCTGGCTGGTCAAGCCGAATACCGAAGAGCTGGGCGAAGTGCTGGGCCTGGCTGTGGATAACCCGCAACAGCAGCGTGCCGCCGCCGCCCGCCTGGTGGCCAGTGGCATCGAACACGTGGTGGTGTCGGCGGGCGAGCAGGGGGTCAGCTGGTTCACCCGCGAGCTCGCCGTGCATGCCCGCCCGCCCAAGGTGCAGGTAGCCAGCACGGTTGGGGCGGGGGATTCGCTGGTGGCCGGCATGGTCCATGGCCTGCTGCAGGGCGAAGCCCCGGCACAGACCTTGGCCCGCGCCACCGCCATCGCCGCCCAGGCCGTTACCCAGGTGGGGTTCGGCATCTGTGACCGGGAGCAACTGGCGCGCCTGGAAGCCGCCGTGCAACTGACAGAACAACAAGAGGGTTGCCGATGAACATTGCCATTGTCACCGCCTGCCCCAACGGCCAGGTGTCGAGCGTGCTGAGCGCGCGTTTGCTGTCCGCCGCGGCCCAGCGGCGTGGCTGGAGTACCAGCGTCGAGGTTCAGGACGCCGAGCACCCCGAGCGGCAACTGAGCGCCGCGCAGATCGCCGAGGCCGACTGGGTGCTGGTGATCAGCACCGGGCCGGTGGACCTCGCCCGCTTCGTCGGCAAGCGGGTCTACCAGAGTACGCCGTCCCAGGCTTTGACCGACCGCGAGGGCTTTCTCGACGAAGCCGCCGCCAATGCCGAGCTGCTGACTTCAGTGGCAACCGGCCCGGCCGAGCTGGCCGGTGCCGGTGCACGCATCGTCGCGGTCACCGCCTGCCCGACCGGCGTCGCGCACACGTTCATGGCCGCAGAAGCACTGCAGCAGGCCGCGCAGCAACTGGGCTACCAGCTCACCGTCGAGACCCAGGGTTCGGTCGGCGCGCGCAACCCTTTGTCTGCCGAAGCCATCGCCGCCGCCGACGTGGTCCTGCTGGCTGCCGACATCGAAGTGCCCACCGCGCGTTTCGCCGGCAAGCGCATCTACCGCTGCGGCACTGGCATCGCCCTCAAGCAGGCCCGTGCCACCCTGGACAAGGCCCTGGCCGAAGCCAAGGTGGAAAGCGGCGCCGATGCCTCGGCAGCGGCTACGCCAACCAAGGGCGAGAAGACCGGGGTGTACAAGCACCTGCTTACCGGTGTGTCGTTCATGCTGCCCATGGTGGTGGCGGGCGGGCTGCTGATCGCCCTGTCGTTCGTGTTCGGTATCGAGGCCTACAAACATCCGGGGACCCTGCCAGCGGCGTTGATGCAGATCGGTGGCGAGGCGGCATTCAAGCTGATGGTGCCATTGCTGGCGGGCTACATCGCCTGGTCGATCGCCGACCGCCCGGGGCTGGCCCCCGGCATGATCGGCGGGCTGCTGGCCAGCACCCTGGGTGCGGGCTTCATCGGCGGCATCGTCGCCGGCTTCCTCGCCGGTTACAGCGCCAAGACCATCGCCCGCTGGGCACGCTTGCCCAGCAGCCTGGAAGCGCTCAAGCCGATCCTGATCATCCCGTTGCTGGCCAGCCTGTTCACCGGGCTGGTGATGATTTACGTGGTTGGCCAGCCGGTGGCGGCGATGCTCGACGGCCTTACCCACTTCCTCGACAGCATGGGCACCACCAACGCCATCCTGCTGGGGCTGTTGCTGGGCGGCATGATGTGCGTCGACCTGGGCGGGCCGATCAACAAGGCCGCCTATGCCTTTTCGGTGGGGCTGCTGGCCTCGTCGAGCTACGCGCCGATGGCGGCGACCATGGCCGCGGGCATGGTGCCGCCGATCGGCCTGGGTATTGCCACCTTCCTGGCCCGTCGCAAGTTCGCCCAAAGCGAGCGCGAGGCGGGCAAGGCAGCCCTGGCGCTGGGCCTGTGCTTCATTTCCGAAGGGGCGATACCGTTTGCCGCCAAGGACCCGCTGCGGGTCATCCCCGCCAGCATCGCCGGCGGCGCGCTGACCGGGGCCTTGTCGATGTACTTCGGCTGCAAGCTGATGGCACCGCATGGCGGCCTGTTCGTGCTGCTGATCCCGAATGCGATCAACCATGCGGCGCTGTACCTGCTGGCGATCGTGGCCGGTAGCTTGCTGACGGCGGTGGTGTATGCGCTGATCAAGAAGAGCGAAGGGGTAGAGCTGGCGGTAGTACCGGCGAAAGGCTAGAGGCCTGGGTTGGCGCACTGGCCGCTTCGCGGATTCAACCGCGAGGTGGCCGCTGCCGGCTAGCGTCGATGCTTCTGCCGCAGTGGCACCAGCAAGTCGCCCAACCCGTTAT is a window from the Pseudomonas anuradhapurensis genome containing:
- the nadC gene encoding carboxylating nicotinate-nucleotide diphosphorylase; this encodes MPNLRLADLTAEIEANVRRALLEDIGSGDITAQLIPAERLAKATIITREDCVIAGTAWVDAVFRQLDPRVAVHWQVADGERATANQALFHLEGPARSLLSGERSALNFLQLLSGVATRARFLADLVQGTQVRLLDTRKTLPGLRLAQKYAVTCGGCDNHRIGLYDAFLIKENHIAASGGVAEAVAAAHRIAPGKPVEIEVESLDELRQALAAGADIIMLDELNLEEMREAVRITAGKAKLEASGGVNEQTLRVIAETGVDYISIGAMTKDVKAVDLSMRLSL
- a CDS encoding DUF1631 domain-containing protein; the encoded protein is MQKEGKVVPLAAAIDRGGRAPLPCLPVLLLQVRDKAALQLRQGLQGLFDNADDTLFEMADKAFDRGDQNLYFEAMRDLRLKRKSIERGFLDTFYDAFSRMGQVDLLAHLGDPRDLRSKAQAERAAAIEGMVARVLSRDGIALQQLGLRLQALLDRPLHEQHNPLGPAALCGYFLDAGRNLGVGLRVKLVLLKLFERYVLRDADVIYGEANQLLAAAGVLPELPPAPRRRAEDRRMGARRGTANLAQEVGADAAGQAFFAALQPLLAPLRGQFAPRLQAVAAAQPISTADLLRLLSHLQHYVPATHEDEDFELGQQLEQLLLRVSVRSGTRRRIEVADEDMINLVGLLFGYIRNDDNLPASLRALIVRLHIPLLKVALLDKGLLSRASHPARRLLNEIAGAAIGWECAGDGLRDSLHLRVERTIQRLLNDFAENTSLFAELLEDFLAFNQDERRRNELLEQRTRDAEEGRARAQQARQQVQHALNQRLRGRVWPQVVVQMLVHSWSQVMLLAWLKQGEASQAWRDAVQTMDALLASITPPHETQALLQQVPGLLKALRDGLASVALDSAATREFFLQLEQLHLRACAGTELQPGAEGQRLGEVLVAEDIVLAIAEEPACAPLHVAHGQAAALRQVQRLRIGTWVEVLDEDEPLRCKLVARIDSSDRLVFANRTGMKVREWNGASLARALHRGEVRVLDDGLLFERALDAVLQALRQ
- the ampD gene encoding 1,6-anhydro-N-acetylmuramyl-L-alanine amidase AmpD; this translates as MQLDRATGWFHGIGITHCPSPNFNARPQGESISLLVIHNISLPPACFGTGKVQQFFQNRLDPDEHPYFASINHLTVSAHLFVERDGAVTQFVSLLDRAWHAGVSCFDGREGCNDFSIGIELEGTDELPYTDAQYAVLEQLTRHIRNAWPAIDPSRIQGHSDIAPQRKTDPGPAFDWPRYRKALLHNEDKA
- the ampE gene encoding regulatory signaling modulator protein AmpE, which translates into the protein MSFLVLLLALWVEKFSALRHQVQRDGFFLGELVRLERSGKVHPWWTLAILVLAPVALLVLLLHVLDPVAYGLLALPVHLLVLIYSLGRGDAKASLGPFRDAWRRGDDQAALHVAERDLGLAADNPRSLLVSVQGNLLWQVYQGFFAVIFWYFVLGPGAALAYRLLALCGEHSKQPALKARAEQLRHVMDWLPVRVLALSFALVGNFVAVTRVMLHELLNWHISAAHLVARVGRIADDIPEEEDDQRGLGRLDSLWELLLRCAVLWYAGFALWTVLV
- a CDS encoding TatD family hydrolase, which produces MRLIDTHTHLDFPDFDADRPRLLANAAARGVERLVVLAVHQANFQRVWDLACSDQRLFAAFGLHPVYLEQHRPQHLGQLREWLERLRGHPRLCAVGEFGLDYYLEDLDKARQQGLFEAQLQMACDFELPALLHVRRSHAQVIATLKRYKPLRAGVIHAFAGSYEEAREYIKLGFRLGLGGAATWPQALRLRKTLARLPLDSVVLETDAPDMAPVMYPGQRNSPEHLPEIATVLAEVMGVDVGELAEASSRNACEVFGW
- the cra gene encoding catabolite repressor/activator yields the protein MKLSDIARLAGVSVTTASYVINGKAEQQRISNSTVERVRAVVEAHGFTPNPQAAGLRSRHTRTLGFILPDLENPSYARIAKQLEQGARARGYQLLIASSDDQPDSERQLQQLFRARRCDALFVASCLPPQDDSYRELQDKGLPVIAIDRRLDPAHFCSVISDDRDASRQLAASLLSAAPRSIALIGARPELSVSQARAGGFDEALHGYAGEVRRYQGEAFSRECGQRLMQQLIDDLGGLPDALVTTSYVLLQGVFDALQARPADSRQLQLGTFGDNQLLDFLPLPVNAMAQQHGLIAATALELALAAIEEKRYEPGVHAVGRTFKQRIAAA
- the ptsP gene encoding phosphoenolpyruvate--protein phosphotransferase, which produces MLELAKEQIAMGQKAATKAEALCLLADRLVADGLVAEGYLQGLQAREAQGSTFLGQGIAIPHGTPQTRDLVYATGVRLLQFPEGVDWGDGQMVYLAIGIAARSDEHLRLLQLLTRALGETDLAEALRRAGSAEALLKLLQGAPQELALDAQLVGLNLPAEDFDELAWRGARLLQRAECVDSGFAAVLQQAEPLPLGEGLWWLHSERQVRQPGLAFITPQQPLRYRDQPLNGLFCLASLGAAHQALLERLCEVLIEGRGQMLYQATSSRAVLEVLGGEAPADWPSARIVLANPHGLHARPAKVLAQLAKGFEGEIRVRLVDSAQPAVSVKSLSKLLSLGARRGQALELVAEPTIAADALPVLLAAIEQGLGEEVEPLPQGSAAAVSTTAEVLQAPPAGSRVQGVGAAPGIASGPAHVCVEREFDYPLRGESYAQERQRLREAVATVNSELQALVQRSDKAIGEIFVTHQEMLADPALSDDVEQRLTQGESAAAAWMAVIEAAARQQESLHDALLAERAADLRDIGRRVLAQLCGVQAQAEPQQPYVLVMTEVGPSDVARLDPSRVAGIVTAQGGATAHSAIVARALGIPAVVGAGAAILLLEAGTPLLLDGQRGVVSVAPPADELQRALAERDLREQRLQAAWANRYEPAVTRDGHAIEVFANIGESSGIAKVVEQGAEGVGLLRTELIFMAHPQVPDVATQEAEYRRVLDGLDGRPLVVRTLDVGGDKPLPYWPIAAEENPFLGVRGVRLTLQRPQVMEDQLRALLRAADQRPLRIMFPMVGQVHEWREARAMVERLRAEIPVADLQLGIMVEVPSAALLAAQLAREVDFFSIGTNDLTQYTLAIDRGHPSLSAQADGLHPAVLSLIDMTVRAAHAHGKWVGVCGELAADPQAVAVLLGLDVDELSVAARSIAEVKALVRQADHQTARALAREALQQDSAAAVRALVERY